From Lagenorhynchus albirostris chromosome 15, mLagAlb1.1, whole genome shotgun sequence, one genomic window encodes:
- the LOC132506361 gene encoding protein PET117 homolog, mitochondrial, which translates to MSGSSKVVLGLSVVLTAATVAGVHMKQRQDQQRLRDGVIRDIERQNRKKENIRLLGEQILLTEQLEAEREKMVLAKGSQKT; encoded by the exons ATGTCGGGGAGCTCGAAGGTGGTGCTGGGCCTCTCGGTGGTGCTGACGGCGGCCACCGTGGCGGGCGTGCATATGAAGCAGCGGCAGGACCAGCAG agGCTTCGTGACGGAGTGATCAGAGACATTGAGAGGCAAAAtcggaaaaaagaaaatattcgtCTTTTGGGAGAACAGATTCTTCTGACTGAGCAACttgaagcagaaagagagaagatggTGTTGGCAAAAGGATCTCAAAAAACGTGA